Proteins encoded in a region of the Diospyros lotus cultivar Yz01 chromosome 9, ASM1463336v1, whole genome shotgun sequence genome:
- the LOC127810599 gene encoding 2-oxoglutarate-dependent dioxygenase 19-like isoform X2 has product MASISAQTSPEPPKVTTIKALTDSSAAALKSIPPHYNYTTNPCENIGAATPSPDPQDTVPVIDFSLLTSADSEQHSIVIQDLARACQEWGFFLVVNHSVAESLMKAVVDGLEEFFNLREDEKQEFEGKHVLDPIRCGTSFNPKMEKVFLWRDFLKVFVHPHFHFPNKPPALSEVAREYCKRSREVARELLRGISESLGLEPCYIDKAMDLESSLQVFIGNLYPPCPQPELAMGLPPHSDHGLLTLIIQNDTPTGGLQLKHKGKWVNANAPPNCFLVLTGDHFEILSNGKYRSVLHRAVVNSQATRISVALSHGPSLDTVVGPAPELMDGNGKDNQPAAAYIPMRYKEYLELQQSNQLDGKSCLDRVRIQIS; this is encoded by the exons ATGGCTTCAATTTCTGCTCAAACTTCCCCTGAGCCACCCAAGGTGACAACCATCAAGGCACTGACAGATTCATCAGCTGCGGCTCTGAAGTCCATCCCTCCCCACTACAACTACACCACCAATCCTTGTGAAAATATTGGTGCTGCCACTCCATCACCAGACCCACAAGACACAGTTCCGGTCATAGATTTCTCCTTGCTTACCTCTGCAGATTCTGAGCAGCACTCCATAGTCATCCAAGACCTCGCCAGAGCCTGCCAAGAATGGGGCTTCTTTTTg GTGGTTAACCACAGCGTGGCGGAGAGCTTGATGAAGGCAGTGGTTGATGGGTTGGAGGAGTTCTTCAATCTGAGGGAGGATGAGAAGCAAGAGTTTGAAGGGAAGCATGTGTTGGACCCAATCCGGTGCGGCACCAGCTTCAACCCCAAGATGGAAAAGGTCTTCCTCTGGAGGGACTTCCTCAAGGTGTTTGTGCATCctcacttccactttcccaaCAAGCCCCCTGCTCTCAG TGAAGTTGCGAGGGAATACTGCAAAAGAAGTCGAGAAGTGGCGAGGGAGTTACTGAGAGGAATATCAGAAAGCCTGGGACTGGAGCCATGCTACATTGACAAGGCAATGGACCTCGAATCGAGTCTCCAGGTCTTCATCGGAAACCTCTATCCTCCCTGCCCGCAGCCGGAGCTTGCAATGGGTTTGCCCCCGCATTCCGATCATGGCCTCCTAACCCTTATCATCCAAAACGACACCCCAACCGGAGGCCTGCAACTCAAACACAAGGGCAAGTGGGTGAATGCAAACGCTCCTCCCAACTGCTTCCTCGTCCTTACCGGAGACCATTTCGAGATTCTCAGCAATGGCAAGTACAGGAGCGTTCTGCATCGGGCAGTCGTGAATAGCCAGGCAACCCGGATATCAGTAGCCCTATCCCATGGACCTTCACTTGACACGGTCGTGGGGCCGGCGCCGGAATTGATGGACGGCAACGGCAAGGACAATCAGCCGGCGGCGGCGTATATTCCAATGAGATACAAGGAGTATCTGGAGCTTCAGCAAAGCAACCAGCTTGATGGGAAATCCTGCTTGGATCGAGTTCGAATTCAGATAAGTTGA
- the LOC127810504 gene encoding uncharacterized protein LOC127810504 isoform X2, with translation MSIMAKSSAVSYKVRSLVTVLCWYRIRSSRASGSNTQSHQGRYLSYGAHSPPEGLRVISSAATRMNSDPSSAADETSSSTVKIEEEDEVQPSVPQPPPKTSFSTIKWLLASMLSLALPFLKKNWANFLLIEGEVEGVVEEAEMVAEVVEKVATTTEKISAEVVCTFPDNAKLKEAALLIEHASSVTAKDAEHTKDFIHKVEELKHDLTDMGTIVEPVIDNIIAKQHHGK, from the exons ATGTCCATAATGGCGAAATCATCAGCAGTCTCGTACAAGGTTCGGAGTTTGGTTACGGTTCTTTGTTGGTATCGGATTCGCAGCAGCAGGGCTAGTGGGAGTAATACTCAATCTCATCAAGGACGGTACTTGAGCTATGGCGCCCATTCCCCGCCGGAAGGTTTGAGGGTGATCTCGAGCGCCGCTACCAGAATGAACTCTGACCCTTCATCAGCTGCTGATGAAAC TAGTAGTAGTACCgtgaagattgaagaagaggaCGAGGTTCAGCCATCAGTCCCACAACCACCTCCTAAAACCAGCTTTTCAAC GATAAAATGGCTTCTGGCTTCTATGTTGTCCTTGGCATTGCCATTCTTGAAGAAAAACTGGGCCAATTTCTTGTTGATAGAAG GGGAGGTGGAAGGGGTGGTTGAAGAGGCTGAAATGGTGGCAGAGGTGGTGGAAAAGGTTGCGACTACGACGGAAAAGATATCGGCAGAGGTGGTGTGTACGTTTCCAGATAATGCCAAACTGAAGGAAGCTGCTTTACTGATAGAACACGCATCTAGCGTCACTGCCAAGGATGCCGAACACACAAAAGATTTCATTCACAAG GTTGAGGAGTTGAAGCATGACCTGACGGACATGGGCACGATTGTTGAGCCTGTTATTGATAACATCATAGCTAAGCAGCACCATGGGAAATAG
- the LOC127810255 gene encoding pentatricopeptide repeat-containing protein At3g57430, chloroplastic: MSSSLSPISVPLPSQSQAAPSLRNQRAGLVQNQSLQPTTTTSAAATIAISTDPRFSTGTSPKPRNESRSTASWIEQLRSQTRSNHFHEAISTYIAMTVAGTQPNNFAFPAVLKAATGIQDFNCGKQIHAAAVKLGYSSSSVTVANTLLNMYGKCGYIGDVFKVFERIPHRDQVSWNSMIGALCQFEEWELAIDAFRAMQSDGVEPSSFTLVSLTLTCSNLSKQDGLRLGKQVHGYSLRVDDRKTFTNNALMAMYAKLGRVSDSKAIFKLFAGHDLVSWNTMISSFSQSDRFLEALVFLRLMVLEGVDPDGVTIASVLPACSHLELLDLGREIHAYALRNHKLIGNSFVGSALVDMYCNCKQVESGRRVFDGILERRLGLWNAMLAGYAQNDFNEKALTLFMEMVEVSGLFPNTTTMASVLPACVDCDAFSDKEGMHGYVVKLGFGTDRYVQNALMDMYARIGKLEVSRHIFDSMETRDIVSWNTIITAYVISECHENALMLLNEMQRVDETKKRKNDDIVGEGNIPYKPNAITLMTILPGCAALAALAKGKEIHAYAFRHILASDVAVGSALVDMYAKCGCLNLSRRAFEGMPIRNVITWNVIIMAYGMHGKGEEALKLFFEGMGAEGQRGQKVKPNEVTFITIFAACSHSGLVNEGLNLFHRMKDDYGIEPTAEHYACVVDLLGRAGQLQQAYEFVCAMPAEFDKVGAWSSLLGACRIHQNVQIGEIAARNLLQLEPNVASHYVLLSNIYSSARFWDKATEVRNKMKEIGVRKEPGCSWIELDGGVHKFKARDVLHPQSQKLYLFLETLSESMRKDGYVPDTSCVLQNVDEEEKENLLCGHSEKLAIAFGILNTPPGTTIRVAKNLRVCNDCHVATKFISKIEGREIIVRDVRRFHHFRDGTCSCGDYW; this comes from the coding sequence ATGTCTTCTTCTCTATCTCCTATCTCAGTTCCCCTTCCTTCACAATCACAAGCCGCCCCTTCCCTTCGGAATCAGAGAGCAGGATTGGTCCAAAACCAGAGTCTTCAACCCACCACAACCACCTCCGCCGCTGCTACTATTGCTATTAGTACTGACCCTCGCTTCTCCACCGGAACCTCTCCAAAACCCAGAAACGAGTCACGCTCAACTGCTTCATGGATCGAACAACTTCGGTCTCAGACCCGGTCCAATCATTTTCACGAAGCCATTTCCACCTACATTGCAATGACAGTGGCCGGtacccaacccaacaattttgCATTCCCGGCCGTCTTGAAGGCCGCCACCGGCATTCAAGACTTCAATTGCGGGAAGCAAATTCATGCTGCTGCTGTTAAACTTGGCTACAGCTCTTCGTCGGTGACTGTGGCCAATACCCTGCTCAATATGTACGGGAAATGTGGATATATTGGCGATGTGTTCAAGGTGTTTGAAAGAATTCCTCACAGAGATCAGGTTTCTTGGAACTCGATGATAGGGGCATTGTGTCAGTTTGAGGAATGGGAGCTTGCAATAGACGCGTTCCGCGCAATGCAGTCAGACGGAGTGGAGCCGAGCTCGTTTACCTTGGTGAGTCTAACGCTAACATGTTCCAATTTAAGCAAACAGGACGGGTTGCGACTTGGAAAGCAAGTCCATGGATATAGTTTGAGAGTAGATGATCGAAAAACGTTTACAAACAACGCCTTGATGGCTATGTATGCCAAACTAGGAAGAGTGAGCGACTCAAAAGCTATATTTAAGTTATTTGCAGGCCACGACTTGGTTTCTTGGAATACCATGATAAGTTCGTTTTCACAAAGTGATCGTTTTCTTGAAGCTTTGGTGTTCTTGCGTCTCATGGTTCTTGAAGGAGTCGACCCAGATGGAGTCACAATTGCAAGCGTTCTTCCCGCATGCTCCCATTTGGAGTTGTTAGATTTGGGGAGGGAAATTCATGCATATGCCTTGAGAAATCACAAACTGATTGGGAATTCTTTTGTGGGCAGTGCTTTAGTTGACATGTACTGCAATTGCAAGCAGGTTGAAAGTGGCCGTAGGGTTTTTGATGGCATCTTAGAGAGGCGACTTGGGTTATGGAATGCTATGCTTGCTGGCTATGCGCAAAATGATTTCAATGAGAAGGCCTTAACACTCTTCATGGAAATGGTGGAGGTCTCAGGGCTTTTTCCTAACACCACTACAATGGCAAGTGTTTTGCCAGCTTGTGTGGACTGTGACGCTTTCTCTGACAAAGAAGGCATGCATGGATATGTGGTGAAGTTGGGTTTTGGGACAGATCGGTATGTGCAAAATGCACTTATGGACATGTACGCGAGGATAGGGAAGTTAGAAGTATCAAGACATATATTTGACAGTATGGAGACTAGGGATATAGTATCTTGGAATACAATAATCACGGCTTATGTGATTTCTGAATGCCATGAGAACGCCCTTATGCTGCTAAATGAGATGCAAAGAGTCGATGAgacaaagaaaaggaagaatgaTGACATTGTGGGTGAAGGAAACATTCCCTACAAACCGAATGCAATAACACTCATGACGATTCTTCCTGGTTGTGCTGCTCTGGCTGCACTTGCAAAGGGAAAAGAGATCCATGCCTATGCTTTCAGACACATTTTGGCATCTGATGTTGCAGTTGGAAGTGCATTAGTCGACATGTATGCAAAATGTGGTTGCTTGAACTTATCTAGGAGAGCATTTGAAGGCATGCCAATTAGAAATGTCATCACATGGAACGTTATCATTATGGCTTATGGGATGCATGGGAAGGGAGAGGAAGCTTTGAAACTTTTTTTTGAAGGTATGGGGGCAGAAGGACAGAGGGGCCAGAAAGTCAAGCCGAATGAAGTTACATTTATTACAATTTTTGCAGCATGCAGTCACTCTGGATTGGTGAATGAGGGGCTAAACCTTTTCCATAGAATGAAAGATGACTATGGAATTGAACCCACAGCAGAACACTATGCTTGTGTTGTTGACTTACTTGGTCGAGCTGGCCAACTGCAGCAAGCATACGAATTTGTCTGTGCCATGCCTGCTGAATTCGACAAGGTAGGTGCCTGGAGTAGCTTGCTTGGTGCATGTCGGATCCACCAGAACGTTCAAATTGGGGAAATAGCAGCCAGAAATCTCCTTCAGTTGGAGCCAAACGTAGCTAGCCACTATGTTCTACTATCTAACATCTACTCATCCGCCAGGTTTTGGGATAAAGCAACAGAGGTGCGAAACAAGATGAAGGAAATTGGCGTAAGAAAAGAACCGGGCTGCAGTTGGATTGAGTTAGATGGCGGAGTACACAAGTTCAAAGCCAGGGACGTTTTGCACCCTCAAAGCCAGAAGCTCTACCTCTTCCTGGAGACATTGTCAGAGAGTATGAGAAAAGATGGCTATGTTCCTGATACTTCTTGTGTCCTTCAGAATGTGGACGAAGAGGAGAAGGAAAATCTGCTTTGTGGACACAGTGAGAAACTGGCTATAGCATTTGGAATCCTTAATACTCCTCCAGGCACCACCATAAGAGTTGCCAAGAACCTCAGAGTTTGTAACGACTGTCACGTTGCCACTAAGTTTATATCAAAGATTGAGGGAAGAGAGATTATTGTGAGGGACGTGAGGAGGTTCCATCACTTCAGGGATGGCACTTGTTCTTGTGGAGATTATTGGTGA
- the LOC127810504 gene encoding uncharacterized protein LOC127810504 isoform X1: MSIMAKSSAVSYKVRSLVTVLCWYRIRSSRASGSNTQSHQGRYLSYGAHSPPEGLRVISSAATRMNSDPSSAADETSSSTVKIEEEDEVQPSVPQPPPKTSFSTWIKWLLASMLSLALPFLKKNWANFLLIEGEVEGVVEEAEMVAEVVEKVATTTEKISAEVVCTFPDNAKLKEAALLIEHASSVTAKDAEHTKDFIHKVEELKHDLTDMGTIVEPVIDNIIAKQHHGK, translated from the exons ATGTCCATAATGGCGAAATCATCAGCAGTCTCGTACAAGGTTCGGAGTTTGGTTACGGTTCTTTGTTGGTATCGGATTCGCAGCAGCAGGGCTAGTGGGAGTAATACTCAATCTCATCAAGGACGGTACTTGAGCTATGGCGCCCATTCCCCGCCGGAAGGTTTGAGGGTGATCTCGAGCGCCGCTACCAGAATGAACTCTGACCCTTCATCAGCTGCTGATGAAAC TAGTAGTAGTACCgtgaagattgaagaagaggaCGAGGTTCAGCCATCAGTCCCACAACCACCTCCTAAAACCAGCTTTTCAACGTG GATAAAATGGCTTCTGGCTTCTATGTTGTCCTTGGCATTGCCATTCTTGAAGAAAAACTGGGCCAATTTCTTGTTGATAGAAG GGGAGGTGGAAGGGGTGGTTGAAGAGGCTGAAATGGTGGCAGAGGTGGTGGAAAAGGTTGCGACTACGACGGAAAAGATATCGGCAGAGGTGGTGTGTACGTTTCCAGATAATGCCAAACTGAAGGAAGCTGCTTTACTGATAGAACACGCATCTAGCGTCACTGCCAAGGATGCCGAACACACAAAAGATTTCATTCACAAG GTTGAGGAGTTGAAGCATGACCTGACGGACATGGGCACGATTGTTGAGCCTGTTATTGATAACATCATAGCTAAGCAGCACCATGGGAAATAG
- the LOC127810600 gene encoding 2-oxoglutarate-dependent dioxygenase 19-like gives MDLVSVHSSSSLEPPKLITIKALTESSATGTALKSIPSHYNCTSTYDNPCENKGADASSSDPQDALPVIDFSLLTSADSEKRSKAIQDLANACQEWGFFLVINHGVPESLMKAVIDGLIEFFNLREEEKKEFEGKHVLDPIRCGTSFNPKMEKVFFWRDFLKVFVHPQFHFPNKPPGLSEVAGEYCRRSRQVVRELLRGISESLGLEGSYIDKAMDLESGFQVFVANLYPPCPQPELTMGMPPHSDHGLLSLLIQNDTPTGGLQLQHNGKWVNVNAPPNCFLINTADHLEVLSNGKYKSVLHRAVVNSQATRLSLAIAHGPSLDTVVGPAPELVDGQPPAYIPMRYKEYMELQQDNALDRKSCLDRVRTV, from the exons ATGGATTTGGTTTCGGTTCACAGTAGCTCCTCCCTTGAACCACCCAAGTTGATAACCATCAAGGCACTGACGGAATCATCGGCTACTGGCACTGCCCTGAAGTCCATCCCTTCCCACTACAACTGCACCAGTACTTACGATAATCCCTGTGAAAACAAAGGCGCAGACGCTTCATCATCAGACCCACAGGACGCCCTTCCGGTCATTGATTTTTCGTTGCTTACCTCTGCAGATTCCGAGAAGCGCTCCAAAGCCATCCAAGACCTCGCCAACGCCTGCCAAGAATGGGGCTTCTTTTtg GTGATTAATCACGGCGTGCCAGAGAGCTTGATGAAGGCAGTCATTGACGGGTTGATCGAGTTCTTCAATCTGagggaggaagagaagaaagagttCGAAGGGAAGCATGTGTTGGATCCAATCCGGTGCGGCACCAGCTTCAACCCGAAGATGGAAAAGGTTTTCTTCTGGAGGGACTTTCTCAAGGTGTTTGTGCATCCTCAATTTCACTTCCCCAACAAGCCCCCTGGTCTCAG TGAAGTTGCAGGTGAATATTGCAGAAGAAGCCGACAAGTAGTGAGGGAGTTACTGAGAGGAATATCGGAAAGCTTGGGGCTGGAAGGAAGCTATATTGACAAGGCAATGGATCTCGAATCAGGATTTCAGGTCTTCGTAGCAAACCTCTATCCTCCCTGCCCACAGCCGGAGCTTACAATGGGCATGCCCCCGCATTCCGACCATGGCTTACTGTCCCTTCTCATTCAAAACGACACCCCAACTGGCGGCCTGCAACTCCAGCACAATGGCAAGTGGGTGAATGTAAACGCCCCTCCCAACTGCTTCCTCATCAACACCGCCGACCATCTCGAGGTGCTCAGCAATGGCAAATACAAGAGCGTTCTGCATCGGGCAGTTGTGAACAGCCAAGCCACCAGGCTATCCTTAGCCATTGCCCACGGACCGTCACTCGACACAGTCGTCGGGCCGGCGCCGGAGTTGGTGGACGGTCAACCACCGGCCTATATTCCAATGAGATACAAGGAATATATGGAGCTTCAGCAAGACAACGCGCTTGACCGGAAATCCTGCTTGGACCGAGTTCGGACAGTGTGA
- the LOC127810599 gene encoding 2-oxoglutarate-dependent dioxygenase 19-like isoform X1, with protein MASISAQTSPEPPKVTTIKALTDSSAAALKSIPPHYNYTTNPCENIGAATPSPDPQDTVPVIDFSLLTSADSEQHSIVIQDLARACQEWGFFLVHVVNHSVAESLMKAVVDGLEEFFNLREDEKQEFEGKHVLDPIRCGTSFNPKMEKVFLWRDFLKVFVHPHFHFPNKPPALSEVAREYCKRSREVARELLRGISESLGLEPCYIDKAMDLESSLQVFIGNLYPPCPQPELAMGLPPHSDHGLLTLIIQNDTPTGGLQLKHKGKWVNANAPPNCFLVLTGDHFEILSNGKYRSVLHRAVVNSQATRISVALSHGPSLDTVVGPAPELMDGNGKDNQPAAAYIPMRYKEYLELQQSNQLDGKSCLDRVRIQIS; from the exons ATGGCTTCAATTTCTGCTCAAACTTCCCCTGAGCCACCCAAGGTGACAACCATCAAGGCACTGACAGATTCATCAGCTGCGGCTCTGAAGTCCATCCCTCCCCACTACAACTACACCACCAATCCTTGTGAAAATATTGGTGCTGCCACTCCATCACCAGACCCACAAGACACAGTTCCGGTCATAGATTTCTCCTTGCTTACCTCTGCAGATTCTGAGCAGCACTCCATAGTCATCCAAGACCTCGCCAGAGCCTGCCAAGAATGGGGCTTCTTTTTggtacat GTGGTTAACCACAGCGTGGCGGAGAGCTTGATGAAGGCAGTGGTTGATGGGTTGGAGGAGTTCTTCAATCTGAGGGAGGATGAGAAGCAAGAGTTTGAAGGGAAGCATGTGTTGGACCCAATCCGGTGCGGCACCAGCTTCAACCCCAAGATGGAAAAGGTCTTCCTCTGGAGGGACTTCCTCAAGGTGTTTGTGCATCctcacttccactttcccaaCAAGCCCCCTGCTCTCAG TGAAGTTGCGAGGGAATACTGCAAAAGAAGTCGAGAAGTGGCGAGGGAGTTACTGAGAGGAATATCAGAAAGCCTGGGACTGGAGCCATGCTACATTGACAAGGCAATGGACCTCGAATCGAGTCTCCAGGTCTTCATCGGAAACCTCTATCCTCCCTGCCCGCAGCCGGAGCTTGCAATGGGTTTGCCCCCGCATTCCGATCATGGCCTCCTAACCCTTATCATCCAAAACGACACCCCAACCGGAGGCCTGCAACTCAAACACAAGGGCAAGTGGGTGAATGCAAACGCTCCTCCCAACTGCTTCCTCGTCCTTACCGGAGACCATTTCGAGATTCTCAGCAATGGCAAGTACAGGAGCGTTCTGCATCGGGCAGTCGTGAATAGCCAGGCAACCCGGATATCAGTAGCCCTATCCCATGGACCTTCACTTGACACGGTCGTGGGGCCGGCGCCGGAATTGATGGACGGCAACGGCAAGGACAATCAGCCGGCGGCGGCGTATATTCCAATGAGATACAAGGAGTATCTGGAGCTTCAGCAAAGCAACCAGCTTGATGGGAAATCCTGCTTGGATCGAGTTCGAATTCAGATAAGTTGA
- the LOC127810256 gene encoding RING-H2 finger protein ATL54-like, giving the protein MAAAFHPVIHRKLFATNISGGLCAPGCDPPKLTIDKCRSLCPVCVQVCGACVQVCGACVQFCESPISPPSNPLPSPPSHPHSPNKSHNFHLLLIITLSVVFTACFVFFFCTMYKKHRDRTRLRRSRSSRPEEEQEQAIALDLDGFLDEDHGPVLDHPIWYIRTVGLQPSIISAITVVKYKRGDGLVEGTDCSVCLNEFQEDETLRLLPKCNHAFHIPCIDTWLRSHTNCPMCRAGIVTNPAGLPPPPTTAGVSSVLGEETPAVIPERSGELRIETEEGEGEFRVESGENRQETSKDDLMEEVQPVRRSVSMDFVAATMISAAIAGKNEENKGINLAKKPDANGNLLGLVGSSSIGRSLSSSQKEPTLMKRSTSCGGKILLSRNSRARNSLNLRSS; this is encoded by the coding sequence ATGGCGGCCGCCTTCCATCCTGTGATACACAGGAAATTGTTTGCAACTAACATATCAGGAGGACTCTGTGCACCGGGTTGTGACCCTCCCAAGCTCACGATCGACAAGTGCCGAAGCCTTTGTCCTGTTTGCGTTCAAGTTTGTGGTGCTTGCGTTCAAGTTTGTGGTGCTTGCGTTCAATTCTGTGAAAGTCCTATAAGCCCACCCTCGAACCCTCTCCCAAGTCCTCCATCTCATCCTCATTCACCCAACAAATCCCACAACTTCCacctcctcctcatcatcacACTTTCAGTCGTCTTCACAGCTtgcttcgtcttcttcttctgcacCATGTACAAGAAGCACAGGGACAGGACGAGGCTGAGGAGATCAAGATCATCAAGGCCcgaagaagaacaagaacaagcAATCGCCCTTGATCTCGACGGTTTTCTCGATGAAGACCACGGCCCTGTGCTGGACCATCCCATATGGTACATCCGTACAGTCGGGTTGCAGCCGTCGATCATCAGCGCAATCACGGTCGTCAAGTACAAGAGAGGCGACGGGCTTGTTGAAGGCACGGACTGCTCTGTTTGCTTGAACGAATTTCAGGAAGACGAGACCCTCCGGCTGCTGCCCAAGTGCAACCACGCCTTTCACATCCCTTGTATCGACACCTGGCTCCGATCCCACACCAATTGTCCCATGTGCCGCGCCGGAATCGTCACTAACCCCGCCGGATTGCCGCCGCCGCCAACAACGGCGGGTGTTTCGTCAGTTCTCGGGGAGGAAACTCCAGCGGTGATCCCGGAGAGGAGTGGCGAATTGAGGATCGAAACAGAGGAGGGAGAAGGAGAATTCCGTGTTGAGAGTGGAGAAAACAGGCAAGAAACTTCCAAAGATGATCTCATGGAAGAGGTTCAACCAGTGAGAAGGTCGgtttccatggattttgtggCTGCTACGATGATCAGTGCTGCAATAGCTGGGAAGAACGAGGAGAATAAGGGCATTAATCTTGCCAAGAAGCCCGATGCAAATGGGAACTTGCTTGGATTAGTGGGAAGTTCCTCAATTGGGAGATCTTTATCTTCATCACAGAAAGAGCCTACTTTGATGAAGAGATCCACGTCTTGCGGTGGCAAGATTTTGCTCTCAAGGAATAGCCGAGCCCGGAACTCGCTTAATCTTCGTTCCTCCTGA